The proteins below come from a single Synechococcus sp. WH 8101 genomic window:
- a CDS encoding prepilin-type N-terminal cleavage/methylation domain-containing protein — protein MRQFRSRDRGFTLLELMLALSLGVMVFGVLLNLIAGDLRLGGAMATRLRESARQRRTLELIRDELALGEGRMLEPPVSDQWPCAMAGRRPVLAIATEAGDPQARRRAIVYSVGRAPSAIWRGRVLMRCGPAYNLEGLPSLDAAYQNRVVLDALPDDAAVGFAVSPDPELPVLQLELEQSLPGRDGAARRLRTAMAA, from the coding sequence ATGCGCCAATTCAGGAGCCGGGATAGGGGCTTCACCCTCTTGGAGCTGATGCTCGCCCTCAGCCTCGGTGTGATGGTGTTCGGGGTGTTGCTCAACCTGATCGCCGGTGATCTGCGCCTGGGCGGTGCGATGGCGACGCGGCTGCGGGAATCGGCCCGGCAGCGCCGCACCCTGGAGCTGATTCGCGATGAACTCGCCCTCGGCGAGGGCCGCATGCTGGAGCCGCCGGTGTCGGATCAGTGGCCCTGCGCCATGGCCGGTCGACGCCCCGTGCTCGCCATTGCCACCGAAGCCGGCGACCCCCAGGCGCGCCGCCGCGCGATTGTGTATTCGGTGGGTCGGGCACCGTCGGCGATCTGGCGCGGCCGGGTGTTGATGCGCTGTGGACCGGCCTACAACCTGGAGGGCCTTCCCAGCCTCGATGCTGCTTATCAGAATCGGGTGGTGCTGGATGCACTTCCCGATGATGCAGCCGTCGGTTTTGCGGTGTCGCCCGATCCGGAGCTTCCCGTGCTCCAGCTCGAACTGGAGCAGTCGCTGCCGGGTCGCGATGGTGCCGCCCGGCGGCTTCGCACCGCCATGGCGGCTTGA
- a CDS encoding GspH/FimT family pseudopilin, whose protein sequence is MNKASKGFSLVELLVAIAILGILASVGLVHAGSDRDQLQLDTAARRLQLGLERGRSLARRQQRACGISLDAEGWLPSAEEALPGELVACSGAGLALQEALEQGPIQLHTNLPPVLRIAANGLLIDGGTVVLSHGRLKRSRCLVVSLPLGISRLGLYDGAAPAGGEAPSSSRCRPDPGEA, encoded by the coding sequence ATGAACAAGGCCTCGAAGGGATTCAGCCTGGTGGAGCTGCTGGTGGCGATCGCCATCCTCGGCATCCTGGCGTCGGTGGGCCTGGTGCATGCCGGCAGCGATCGCGATCAGCTCCAGCTCGACACCGCGGCCCGGCGCTTGCAGCTGGGCTTGGAACGGGGTCGCAGCCTCGCCCGGCGCCAGCAGCGCGCCTGTGGCATCAGCCTCGACGCCGAGGGCTGGTTGCCGTCAGCCGAAGAGGCCCTGCCCGGAGAGCTCGTCGCCTGCTCCGGCGCTGGCCTCGCCCTGCAGGAAGCCCTGGAGCAGGGGCCGATTCAGCTGCACACCAATCTGCCGCCGGTGCTACGGATCGCCGCCAACGGGCTGCTGATCGATGGCGGAACCGTGGTGCTCAGCCATGGGCGCCTGAAGCGCAGCCGCTGCCTGGTGGTGAGTCTGCCGCTGGGGATCAGCCGCCTGGGCCTCTACGACGGTGCCGCACCGGCTGGGGGAGAGGCGCCGAGCAGCAGCCGCTGCCGTCCTGATCCTGGGGAGGCCTGA
- a CDS encoding HAMP domain-containing sensor histidine kinase yields MLRRWRRWLQAPSTIQSRLERTSLIAVLLGYGLLLAVDLQLFNEQRHQRQLQTMGRAELLLAESAQAMARSSGGSRQGRFDSSGLQRTLSDFSSYRLALWMHPQGIPASLVAPKRSSNALISTMPGLRERAETLAHRNTLPQLFEDQDRHYVISSRVVEFGGASWDLYLLEDVSEEVRFQRLLNGLLLLAAALASLVTILINRRGIERSLQPLRYFNRRIAAVSSSSLEKQPFRPEQEPEELQPLAQGFNDLLARLAEAFTRQRQFASTVSHELRNPITLISGYSGRLLRRSENLTPQQIEQLGIIEEEGRRLSRLISDLLAITRADNDRLAVEPVPVRVCDAAEQALRLAQGSRSHHLRLVPPDLADPHTLQALADRDRLVQCLVNLLENACKFSPPHTTVELSCSCSDERVLLRVQDQGPGVPEADRERIFERFKRGRHAAGVPGSGIGLSVVQTLVQQMEGSIHVEAAEGGGAAFVLGLRRWLGPQRESPQPNDSRGGL; encoded by the coding sequence ATGTTGAGGCGATGGCGTCGCTGGCTGCAGGCCCCCAGCACGATTCAGTCGAGGCTGGAGCGCACCAGCCTGATCGCGGTGCTGCTCGGCTACGGCTTGCTGCTCGCTGTGGATCTGCAGCTGTTCAACGAACAGCGCCACCAGCGCCAGCTGCAGACGATGGGACGGGCCGAGCTGCTGTTGGCGGAGAGTGCCCAGGCGATGGCCCGATCCTCCGGCGGCAGCCGACAGGGACGCTTCGATTCGAGCGGGCTGCAGCGCACGCTCAGTGATTTCTCCTCCTACCGCCTGGCCCTGTGGATGCATCCCCAGGGCATTCCCGCTTCTCTGGTGGCGCCGAAACGCAGCAGCAATGCCCTGATCAGCACCATGCCCGGTCTGCGGGAGCGGGCCGAAACCCTGGCCCATCGCAACACCTTGCCCCAGCTGTTCGAAGACCAGGATCGCCACTACGTGATCTCCAGCCGGGTGGTGGAGTTCGGCGGCGCCAGCTGGGACCTCTATCTGCTTGAGGATGTGAGCGAAGAGGTGCGCTTCCAGCGCCTGCTGAACGGCCTGCTTCTGCTGGCGGCCGCCCTGGCGTCCCTGGTCACGATCCTGATCAATCGGCGCGGCATCGAGCGCAGCCTGCAGCCCCTGAGGTACTTCAACCGAAGGATCGCTGCGGTGAGCTCCAGCTCACTGGAAAAGCAGCCGTTTCGCCCTGAGCAGGAACCGGAGGAGCTGCAGCCCCTCGCCCAGGGGTTCAACGATCTGCTGGCTCGCCTGGCGGAGGCCTTCACCCGGCAGCGCCAGTTCGCCAGCACCGTGAGCCATGAACTGCGTAATCCGATCACCCTGATCAGTGGCTACAGCGGTCGCTTGCTGCGACGGTCTGAGAACCTCACGCCGCAGCAGATCGAGCAGCTGGGAATCATCGAGGAGGAGGGGCGGCGCCTCTCGCGGCTGATCAGCGACCTGCTGGCGATCACCCGCGCCGACAACGACCGGTTGGCGGTTGAGCCGGTGCCGGTGCGGGTGTGTGATGCGGCGGAGCAGGCGCTGCGGCTGGCCCAGGGCTCGAGATCCCATCACCTGCGCCTGGTGCCGCCTGACTTGGCCGATCCCCACACGCTTCAGGCCCTCGCCGATCGCGACCGTCTGGTGCAGTGCCTGGTGAATCTGCTGGAGAACGCCTGCAAGTTCAGCCCGCCCCATACCACGGTGGAACTGTCCTGCAGCTGCAGCGATGAGCGCGTGCTGCTGCGGGTGCAAGACCAGGGCCCGGGCGTGCCGGAAGCCGATCGCGAGAGGATTTTTGAGCGCTTCAAGCGGGGGCGTCATGCGGCCGGCGTGCCCGGTAGCGGCATCGGCTTGTCGGTGGTGCAGACCCTGGTGCAGCAGATGGAGGGGTCGATCCATGTGGAAGCGGCTGAGGGGGGCGGCGCTGCATTTGTGCTCGGCCTGCGGCGATGGTTGGGTCCCCAGCGAGAATCCCCCCAACCCAACGACTCCCGCGGCGGCCTTTGA
- a CDS encoding sensor histidine kinase KdpD, with protein MSIRPLPSLRLWLQSTTLLAVIAGYSLLLAMDSMISERERRGQHERLVEALISLEQDQRLPRLSPVDADGEAPLLRWRVLPGRQPQPITRTGGSDGPQELVSRRPLPGVRAAPLTLEVRQNITASLQQQRSTQLLLVAAAGVSALFTSLLLRLVLRRGLVQPLQALAADVASLEADHLGEHWLPVAQQSQELQPIARAFNELQQRLALAWQQERTFIDGVAHELRTPITVISGHAQRLQRWGLPIELQEPLRLIAAEAARMGTQLSILRDLARSDAGRLQPQCQSLDPDEQLLLAFERWQARTPARLTLPVPEPTPPQRIQADPELLQQCLDLLIDNALRYSSDSVALQRSVGATGETILHVLDRGPGIPVAERDQVVRRFVRGGSSSGTRGMGIGLALASALAAALRAQLRIADRNAGGADLQVVFSAVPPAP; from the coding sequence GTGTCAATCCGGCCACTGCCTTCCCTGCGCCTCTGGTTGCAGTCCACCACGCTGTTGGCCGTGATCGCTGGCTACAGCTTGCTGCTGGCGATGGATTCCATGATCAGCGAGCGGGAGCGGCGCGGCCAGCATGAGCGCTTGGTGGAGGCCCTGATCTCTCTGGAACAGGATCAGCGCTTGCCCCGCCTCAGTCCGGTGGACGCCGATGGCGAGGCCCCATTGCTCCGTTGGCGTGTTCTCCCCGGCCGGCAGCCCCAGCCGATCACCCGCACTGGCGGCAGCGATGGGCCTCAAGAGCTGGTGAGCCGCCGCCCCTTGCCCGGCGTTCGCGCCGCGCCCCTCACCCTGGAGGTGCGCCAGAACATCACCGCCTCCCTGCAGCAACAACGCAGCACCCAGTTGTTATTGGTGGCGGCCGCAGGCGTGTCCGCCCTGTTCACATCGCTGTTGCTGCGGTTGGTGTTGCGCCGCGGTCTGGTGCAACCGCTGCAGGCGCTGGCCGCTGATGTGGCCTCCCTGGAGGCCGACCATCTCGGTGAGCATTGGCTGCCGGTTGCCCAGCAGTCGCAAGAGCTGCAGCCGATCGCCCGGGCGTTCAATGAGCTTCAACAGCGTCTGGCCCTGGCCTGGCAGCAGGAGCGCACCTTCATCGACGGGGTGGCCCATGAGCTGCGCACGCCGATCACCGTGATCTCCGGCCATGCCCAGCGTCTGCAACGGTGGGGTCTGCCCATCGAGCTGCAGGAACCGCTGCGCCTGATCGCTGCGGAGGCCGCTCGCATGGGCACCCAGCTGAGCATTCTCCGCGATCTGGCGCGCAGCGATGCCGGTCGCCTCCAGCCACAGTGCCAATCGCTCGATCCCGATGAACAGCTGCTGCTGGCCTTCGAGCGCTGGCAGGCGCGCACGCCAGCACGGCTCACGCTTCCGGTGCCCGAGCCAACGCCCCCCCAGCGGATTCAGGCCGATCCCGAGCTCCTGCAGCAGTGCCTGGATCTGTTGATCGACAATGCTCTGCGCTACAGCTCCGATTCGGTGGCGTTGCAGCGCAGTGTGGGCGCAACCGGGGAGACGATCCTGCATGTGCTCGACCGTGGTCCCGGCATCCCAGTGGCGGAGCGCGACCAGGTGGTGCGCCGGTTTGTGCGAGGCGGCAGCTCCAGCGGCACCCGCGGTATGGGCATCGGTCTGGCGCTGGCGTCAGCGCTTGCCGCCGCCCTGCGGGCCCAGCTGCGGATCGCTGATCGCAACGCGGGTGGTGCCGATCTGCAGGTGGTGTTCAGTGCAGTTCCTCCCGCGCCATGA
- a CDS encoding type IV pilin protein translates to MSILNNRFQLALLKRKRSGNALQKGFTLVELMIVIVIVGILSAVALPNFLGQASKAKITEPLGKVSAGLKQAQSLWVETGTFTGVTCADIGFTADANGAYTENNWTYTCTPAANGDSIVLAATGVADSANDNLGLSACSIDGPTGVITPCTKDTNASS, encoded by the coding sequence ATGAGCATTCTTAACAACCGCTTCCAACTGGCCCTGCTGAAGCGCAAGCGCTCCGGCAACGCCCTCCAGAAAGGCTTCACCCTGGTGGAGCTGATGATCGTGATCGTGATCGTCGGCATCCTCTCGGCGGTGGCGCTGCCGAATTTCTTAGGGCAAGCGTCAAAAGCCAAAATCACCGAACCATTAGGCAAAGTATCAGCGGGCCTTAAACAAGCTCAGAGCCTATGGGTGGAAACTGGCACATTTACAGGCGTCACATGCGCTGACATCGGATTCACAGCTGACGCCAATGGCGCGTACACAGAAAACAACTGGACTTATACTTGCACCCCTGCCGCCAACGGAGACTCAATAGTTTTAGCAGCCACAGGAGTTGCAGACAGCGCCAACGACAACCTCGGCCTCAGCGCATGCTCAATCGACGGCCCCACTGGAGTCATCACACCATGCACTAAAGACACTAATGCTTCCAGCTAA
- a CDS encoding type IV pilin protein has translation MGTRFVTPSSGRSRHARAEAFTLTEVLITVVIVGILSAIALPNYFNQVQRTRQSEAAAALAQLQNTLVAYVDENNTTASGCGAGTAPTWGDLNGIAAVMTDSGPASGCTSLSSAITMPNGRYTITRSDNSANDDYYEFTAADSSAANFNVMACVDLSNGASDLEQGSSSAAITASDLDCR, from the coding sequence ATGGGGACGCGATTCGTAACGCCTTCATCGGGCCGATCCAGACACGCCAGAGCCGAGGCTTTCACTCTCACAGAGGTGCTGATCACCGTGGTGATCGTGGGGATTCTCAGCGCCATCGCCCTGCCCAACTACTTCAATCAGGTGCAACGCACCCGGCAGAGCGAGGCGGCAGCAGCCCTGGCCCAGCTGCAAAACACCCTGGTGGCTTACGTCGACGAGAACAACACCACCGCCAGTGGCTGCGGTGCAGGCACAGCCCCCACCTGGGGAGACCTGAACGGAATTGCTGCCGTGATGACCGACTCCGGTCCGGCCAGTGGCTGCACCTCGCTCAGCAGCGCGATCACCATGCCCAACGGGCGATACACCATCACCCGCTCGGATAACAGCGCCAACGACGATTACTACGAGTTCACGGCTGCCGACAGCTCGGCTGCCAACTTCAACGTGATGGCCTGTGTGGATCTGAGCAACGGAGCCAGTGATCTGGAACAAGGCAGCAGCAGCGCCGCGATCACAGCCTCCGATCTCGACTGCCGTTAG
- a CDS encoding response regulator transcription factor, translating into MEKPDPTAVDHLLVVDDDPELLRFLLDDLQAEGWSCTGVLNGQEALMRLRQERFDLVVLDWGLPDFAGTEICQRLRRSGDQTPVLMLTARADTGDRVMALDMGADDHLSKPFEIVELHARVRALLRRGHYQRQRSDGDCLQLGNLTMALLTRQVRRGERTINLSQREFDLLAFLVRRAGEVIPRQEILDGVWGSPFVGDPNTLDVYVGYLRRKLESSDEPRLLHTVRGVGFMAREELH; encoded by the coding sequence ATGGAGAAACCTGACCCCACTGCGGTGGATCACCTCCTCGTCGTCGACGATGACCCGGAACTACTGCGCTTCCTGCTCGACGATCTGCAGGCGGAAGGCTGGAGCTGCACCGGCGTGCTCAATGGCCAGGAGGCCCTGATGCGGCTGCGCCAGGAGCGGTTCGACCTGGTGGTGCTCGATTGGGGGCTGCCGGACTTCGCCGGCACTGAGATCTGCCAACGGCTACGCCGCAGTGGCGACCAGACCCCGGTGCTGATGCTCACAGCACGCGCCGACACGGGCGATCGGGTGATGGCCCTCGACATGGGTGCCGATGACCATCTGAGCAAACCCTTTGAGATCGTCGAACTGCATGCCCGGGTGCGGGCCCTGCTGCGACGAGGGCACTACCAACGGCAACGCAGCGACGGAGACTGCCTCCAGCTCGGCAATCTCACCATGGCGCTGCTGACGCGCCAGGTGCGACGGGGAGAGCGGACGATCAACCTCTCGCAACGGGAATTCGACCTGCTCGCCTTTCTGGTGCGCCGTGCCGGAGAGGTGATTCCGCGCCAAGAGATTCTCGATGGGGTGTGGGGCAGCCCGTTCGTGGGCGACCCCAACACCCTGGATGTGTATGTGGGGTATCTGCGCCGCAAGTTGGAAAGCAGCGACGAACCGCGCCTGCTGCACACCGTGCGCGGGGTGGGCTTCATGGCGCGGGAGGAACTGCACTGA
- the trmH gene encoding tRNA (guanosine(18)-2'-O)-methyltransferase TrmH, translating to MPLLPRRFERLRSVLNRRMADLTVLVEHVEKPHNLSAILRSCDAVGVLEAHAVSLSGRPRTFNSTAQGSQRWVPLHDHPDIERAVHHLKAQGFKLYGTNLGVDARDYRDCDFTGPCAFVLGAEKWGLSDAATSLMDQAVFIPMRGMVQSLNVSVATATLLFEALRQRQASGRVPLLGEGIPPERYNTLLFEWAYPQVASWCRDKGRPYPALSEDGDILEDLPRTARLHC from the coding sequence ATGCCCCTGCTCCCCCGCCGGTTTGAAAGGCTGCGCTCGGTGCTCAACCGGCGCATGGCCGATCTCACGGTGCTGGTGGAGCATGTGGAGAAGCCCCATAACCTCTCCGCCATTCTGCGCAGTTGTGATGCGGTGGGGGTGCTGGAGGCCCATGCAGTGAGCCTGAGTGGCAGGCCACGCACCTTCAACAGCACGGCCCAGGGCAGCCAGCGCTGGGTGCCGCTGCACGACCACCCCGACATCGAGAGGGCCGTGCACCACCTGAAGGCGCAGGGCTTCAAGCTCTATGGCACCAATCTGGGCGTGGATGCACGCGACTATCGCGACTGCGATTTCACCGGCCCCTGCGCCTTCGTGCTCGGAGCGGAGAAGTGGGGCCTGAGCGATGCCGCCACCAGCCTGATGGATCAGGCCGTGTTCATCCCGATGCGCGGCATGGTGCAGTCGCTGAATGTGTCGGTGGCCACGGCCACCCTGTTGTTTGAGGCGCTGCGACAACGCCAAGCTTCGGGCCGGGTTCCCCTCCTGGGAGAAGGCATCCCACCTGAGCGCTACAACACCTTGCTGTTTGAGTGGGCCTACCCCCAGGTGGCCAGCTGGTGTCGCGATAAGGGCCGGCCCTATCCGGCCTTGAGTGAGGACGGAGACATTCTCGAGGACCTCCCACGCACGGCACGATTGCACTGTTAA
- a CDS encoding MGMT family protein: MPQGGSFDSRVWDAVARIPWGRLATYGQVADWIGAYGCARQVGWALRRLPLPSPIPWHRVVNAQGRVAMSLSREGSDWMQRQMLIAEGIPVDDEGRLPLKRFLWTPEPQAIRGALGLEPDQSDPLPCPCSLPPHRMADSHG, translated from the coding sequence ATGCCTCAGGGTGGATCCTTTGATTCGAGGGTATGGGATGCCGTGGCCCGCATCCCCTGGGGCCGGCTGGCCACCTATGGCCAGGTGGCCGACTGGATCGGGGCCTACGGCTGCGCTCGCCAGGTGGGCTGGGCCCTGCGCCGCTTGCCCTTGCCTTCGCCGATCCCCTGGCACCGGGTGGTGAATGCCCAGGGGCGGGTGGCGATGAGCCTCAGCCGTGAGGGGTCCGACTGGATGCAGCGGCAGATGCTGATCGCCGAAGGCATTCCCGTCGACGATGAGGGGCGTCTGCCCTTGAAGCGCTTCCTCTGGACGCCGGAGCCGCAGGCGATCCGCGGAGCGCTAGGTCTGGAACCTGACCAATCGGATCCGCTCCCCTGCCCATGCTCCCTTCCACCCCATCGCATGGCTGATTCGCATGGCTGA
- a CDS encoding ABC transporter permease: MARWGLVIVAIYIAVALLTPLLLAAGLLPDPNAGLDNPIYAPPSWQHWCGTDRLGRDVCVRTLQGSGVALQVVLLAVVLALVIGVPLGMVSGYLGGGVDRVLVLLMDTLYTLPVLLLSVVLAFLLGRGIPNAAAALCVVYVPQYFRVVRNQTAQVKAELFVEAAQSLGAGPVWILRRYLLRNVITSVPVLLTLNAADAVLVLGGLGFLGLGLPETVPEWGGDLNLALAAVPTGIWWTALYPGLAMFVLVLGLSFLGEGLEAWMSSSGRDAAD, from the coding sequence ATGGCCCGCTGGGGGCTAGTGATCGTGGCGATCTACATCGCCGTGGCCCTGCTCACCCCCCTGCTGCTGGCGGCCGGCCTGCTCCCGGATCCCAATGCCGGCCTGGATAATCCGATTTACGCCCCGCCTTCTTGGCAGCATTGGTGCGGCACCGATCGGCTTGGCCGCGATGTGTGCGTGCGCACGCTGCAGGGCAGCGGCGTCGCTTTACAGGTGGTGCTGCTGGCGGTGGTCCTCGCCCTGGTGATCGGCGTGCCCCTGGGCATGGTGAGCGGCTACCTGGGGGGCGGCGTCGACCGGGTGTTGGTGTTGTTGATGGACACCCTCTACACCCTGCCGGTGCTGCTGCTCTCGGTGGTGCTCGCCTTCCTTCTCGGCCGGGGCATTCCCAATGCGGCCGCGGCGTTGTGTGTGGTGTATGTGCCCCAGTATTTCCGGGTGGTGCGCAACCAGACCGCCCAGGTGAAGGCCGAGTTGTTTGTGGAGGCGGCGCAATCGCTGGGGGCCGGGCCGGTGTGGATCCTGCGCCGTTATCTGCTGCGCAATGTGATCACCTCGGTGCCGGTGCTACTCACCCTCAATGCCGCCGATGCGGTGCTGGTGCTGGGGGGGCTTGGGTTTCTCGGTCTCGGCCTGCCCGAAACCGTGCCGGAGTGGGGCGGCGATCTCAACCTGGCCCTGGCGGCGGTGCCCACCGGCATCTGGTGGACGGCTCTCTATCCCGGGCTGGCGATGTTTGTGCTGGTGCTCGGGCTCTCATTTCTTGGTGAAGGGCTGGAGGCCTGGATGAGCAGCAGCGGTCGAGACGCGGCAGACTGA
- a CDS encoding 16S rRNA (cytosine(967)-C(5))-methyltransferase, which yields MADSAASQGVATPTGLGPRRVAWEVLEAVAAGAYADVALERALRSAGLSGADRGLATELAYGAIRRRLWLDAWLDRLGRVPARKQPPRLRWLLHVGLYQLFWMERIPEAAAVNTTVELAKHHRLARLAPVVNGLLRAALRARQAGDTLALPADAAERLSLEQSLPLWFCQELLAWAGGEWGATMPAVERIVAACNQVPPLDLRVNRLRSTPEAVAAAFAAAGLATRPIAGCGSGLQVLGAAGDLRQWPGYAEGHWCVQDRAAQWVAPLLEPRPGERLLDACAAPGGKATHLAELIGDAGEVWAVDRSAGRLQRVAANAVRLGCGCVNAFAADACELLQERPHWRGAFQRILLDAPCSGLGTLARHADARWRVTPDTITELLPLQARLLDAMLALLAPGGRLVYATCTIHPAENQNQIAGFLAAHPELTLHSEQQRWPDPAGGDGFYAAVITTPR from the coding sequence ATGGCTGATTCGGCTGCCTCGCAGGGCGTGGCTACGCCCACCGGGCTGGGGCCGCGGCGCGTCGCCTGGGAGGTGCTGGAAGCGGTGGCGGCCGGTGCCTACGCCGATGTGGCGCTGGAGCGGGCCCTGCGTAGTGCTGGCCTCTCCGGCGCCGATCGCGGACTGGCCACGGAGCTGGCCTATGGCGCCATTCGCCGTCGCCTCTGGCTCGATGCCTGGCTCGATCGGCTCGGTCGCGTGCCCGCTCGCAAGCAGCCGCCCCGGTTGCGCTGGCTCCTGCATGTGGGGCTGTATCAGCTCTTCTGGATGGAGCGGATTCCGGAGGCCGCAGCGGTGAACACCACGGTGGAGCTGGCCAAGCACCATCGCCTGGCCCGGCTGGCGCCGGTGGTGAATGGGCTGTTGCGGGCTGCCCTGCGGGCTCGGCAGGCGGGCGACACCCTGGCGCTGCCCGCCGATGCGGCGGAGCGCCTGTCGTTGGAGCAGTCGCTGCCGCTGTGGTTCTGCCAGGAGTTACTGGCCTGGGCCGGTGGCGAGTGGGGCGCCACCATGCCCGCAGTGGAGCGCATCGTCGCCGCCTGCAATCAGGTGCCGCCCCTCGACCTGCGCGTCAACCGTCTGCGCAGCACGCCCGAGGCGGTGGCTGCTGCCTTTGCGGCGGCCGGCCTGGCGACCCGCCCGATTGCAGGGTGTGGCTCGGGCCTGCAGGTGCTCGGCGCTGCTGGGGATCTGCGCCAATGGCCCGGCTATGCGGAGGGCCATTGGTGTGTGCAGGACCGGGCGGCCCAGTGGGTGGCGCCCTTGCTGGAGCCCCGGCCCGGCGAGCGGCTGCTCGATGCCTGTGCTGCTCCTGGCGGCAAGGCCACCCATCTGGCCGAGCTGATCGGCGATGCGGGTGAGGTGTGGGCGGTGGATCGTTCCGCCGGGCGTCTGCAGCGGGTGGCGGCCAATGCGGTCCGGCTCGGTTGCGGCTGCGTGAACGCGTTTGCCGCCGATGCCTGCGAGCTGCTGCAGGAGCGGCCCCACTGGCGCGGTGCGTTTCAACGCATCCTGCTGGATGCGCCCTGCTCCGGCCTGGGCACCCTGGCCCGCCATGCCGATGCCCGCTGGCGTGTCACGCCCGACACGATCACGGAGTTGCTGCCGCTGCAGGCGCGATTGCTGGACGCGATGCTGGCTCTTCTCGCCCCGGGGGGGCGCTTGGTGTATGCCACCTGCACGATTCATCCGGCGGAGAACCAGAACCAGATCGCTGGTTTTCTTGCGGCCCATCCCGAGCTGACACTGCACTCGGAGCAGCAGCGCTGGCCCGATCCGGCCGGTGGCGATGGCTTTTATGCGGCCGTGATCACAACGCCACGCTGA